The genomic DNA AGGTCTAAATTGGCTTCTTCTCCTGCCTGGTCTGTTTATCAGGATTATTCAACAACAATCAATAATTTTACCTATACAGGCAAAGATAAATATCAATATCAATTCAGATACAGAGTAAAAGACCTTGCAGGCAATTGGTCTGCTTTTGCAGAGGGAGGAGTAATATTAGTTGACATTAATGACAAACCAACAGCTACTAATCTCTCTTACACAGCATCGGATGTCTGCAATAAACCAGTGCCATTTTATACATTCAACTGGACATACTCGGATCCGGATAAAGACAAGCAATCCAGATACATATTACAGATAGACAATAATTCGGATTTCTCCTCTCCACAGGTAAATATGGATATCACTGGCTTATCAGACCCAAGTCCATCAATAGACAGCCAGTCAATTATTGTTGCCACTCAGCCGAGCTTGAATCAGCTTGGATTTAATACTACATATTATTGGAGAGTGAGAGTATATGATGAACATAGTTTGCCATCTAATTGGACTAATGGTATACCATTTTCATTAACCACTCCTGTTCATCATTATCCGTCCTGCGATTTTACTTGGATTCCAAACTATCCTAATACCGGGGAAGCAGTAAGTTTTACTGATACTTCCAGATGCTGGGATGAAAACCCGGTTAATGGCAGCGATTGTTCAATTATCAAAGGCGATACTTATTTATGGACAATTACATCAGGAGATCCATCAACATCAGTGTTGGAAAATCCTTCAACATCATTTTCATCTATAGGGAAGTACGATGTTATTCTACGGGTTACTGATTCAGACGGATATACCTGCTCCATAACCAAATCAGTTAGAGTTAATTACCCTTTGCCAAAGTGGAAAGAGATTTTGCCGTGGTAATATGCTATAATTAAATTATGGGATTATTTGGAAACAAACCAAAATCGATTTTGGGTATTGATATTGGCACCTCTTCTATAAAAGTGGTACAATTAAGGAAGAGTGAGGATAAATTTAAATTGGAAACCTACGGGGAAATTTCCAGTATTGATTATACGGAGAAACCTGGCGATTCTCAGGAAACGATTACCCGTGAAATGCTGAAAATTGCTTTGGAAAAATCAAACGTAAACACAAAACAAGTAGTGATGGCGATTCCGATTTTTTCCAGCTTCACCAGTATAATTGAAATGCCGGAAATGGCGCCGGAAGAACTTGAAAAAAGCATTGAATTTGAAGCGCGAAAATACATTCCTATTCCTTTGACCGAAGTTGTGCTTGATTGGAAAATTATAGATTCAGGGACATTTAAAGGTAAAAGAGTTCTTTTGATTGCGGTGCCGAAAGATGTGGCGAACAAATATACCAGGATTGCCGATGCCTTGAATTTAAAAATAAATGCTCTGGAATTGGAAAGTTTCAGTTTTATCCGCTCTCTGGCTTACAAAGAAACCAAACCGATTTGCGTTTTAGATATCGGCGCCAGAGCTACTTCTTCCACTATTATTGACAACGGAATAGTTCAAATGAGCCATGGACTGGATATTGCTGGAGCGGAAATGACTAGGACCCTTGCTTCAAGCTTGGGAGTAGCATTCAAAAGGGCCGAAGGATTTAAACTTACACACGGCATTGACCACGGCAATCCGGAAGAAAAAGATGAAACTAGAGAAGCGCTGATTACATTGGTAGATGAAATAATTAATGGAAGCAAACAGATAATTAGCAACTTTCAGGCAAAAACCGGAAAGAAAATAGAAAAATTAATCCTAAACGGAGGCTCGGCGCAAATGGAAGGACTTAGGGAATATGTGGAGAAAAAATTAGAAATTAAAACCTTTATTGCCGATCCATGGTCAAGAGTGATTTATCCTGCAAAACTTGAGAAAGCCATTAAAGAGATAGGTCCCGAATTCTCAGTGGCAATCGGCTCAGCCATGAGGGAAGAATAAATTATGATTGATATTAATTTAATTCCAAAAGAATATAAGAAGAGAGGAATATCTTTAGCCGGAATACTCTCAAAAACAGGAGGAATAATCCTTGGTTTATTAATTTTAAGTCTGCTTACTTATGGCGGACTTTTCTTTTATCAAAAAAGTGTTAAAGACGAATTAAAAGGCATAATACAGGAGATAACTAATTTAGAATCAAAAAGAGATTCTGTAAAAGAAGAATTGATTGTGGGGGCTGATAAAAAGCTGGATATTGTGGAGAATTTATTCAAGGAGCATCTTTATTGGTCTAAATTATTTTCAAAAATAGAGGAATTAATTGATATAAATGTCTATTTTTCAGAATCGAAATTCAGTTTTGAAAACGAAAAAGTAAATATTCTTCTGGCCGGAAGCGCCAGAAGTTATACTGCTCTGGCTCAGCAAATGGTGAGTTTTAAAGAAGATCCTTTGGTTGAAAAAGTTGCGGTTTCTGATATCGCTTTAAGCGAAATCGGAGGAGTCAAATTTAATTTATCAATTACTTTCTCGAAAGAGATTTTATTAAGCGAGACAAAAGAAAATAAATGACTAAGAATATAATTATTATTGTTTTAATACTGGGTTTTATAGGAATTGTTGTTTTACTGGACATTCCAAAAGTTCAAGGTATTTTCGATTTAAAAAATCAAATTAAAGAACAGCGAAAAGTATTAGAAGGAAAACAATACCTTATTAGCATTGTGGAAAAATTAAGGGATACCTATGAGAACAACAAGGAAAATCTGAATAAATTGGAATATATTATGCCAGGAGAGCAGGAAGTTCCTAATCTGATTGTTCAACTGGAAGTGATTGCTGTAAAGGGAGGATTAATTTTAGGGGAAATCGGATTTAAGGTCGAAGACAAAAACGCCGAAACAAATCAGGATTATAAATCTTTGACTGTTAATATAAATCTGGTTGGAGATTACGCGGCATTTGAAAGATTTCTCAGTGCAGTTGAAGAAAACATTCGCTTAATGGATGTTGAATCAATAAATTTTATTGTTCAATCAGAAACAGCATCCCTTTTTAATTTTAATGTAGTTTTTAAGGTTTATTATCAATAAAAATTATGGAAATTAAGTCATTAGAACAAAAGAAAAGGCAAAAAACATTGATGATTATTGTTTTGGTAATAGTGGTGGTGGCTTTTTTGGTTTTGTATTTTGGATTTATTAACAAAGGGACAGAGGTTTCAATAGATAATACTCTCCAGCCGGGAGCCGATCAGCTTAATCCAGCTGCCACAGTTTTAGAGGAGAAATTAAAGAATGTTGATTTGAATACTGATTTTTTGATTAATAAAATATTGTCTGTTTTAAAAACTAATGGCGAGATGCCGGTAAAAAAGGGAGTTACTGGTAGGCCCAATCCATTCGCTCAATAATTTATAAATATGTCCAAACAAAAAACTTTTTCAGATTTTTTGATTGACAAAAAATTGATTGATCCAGCTGTTTTAAATAGCTTGGAGAAAGAAGCTGTGGAAACGAATAAGAATCTGGAAGAAATTATTTTAGGAAGAGAACTGATTAACGAAACAAAATTTTACGAACTTAAAAGTCAATTTTTAAAAGTTCCTTTTAAGGATTTGACTGATTATAAAGTTGAGCCAGAAATTTTTAAAATCGTTCCATTAGAAACTGTCCAGCATTACCGCTTTGTTCCCATTAGTGTTGATACAAAGAAAAAAATATTAGAAGCAGGTATGCTTAATCCGGATAATATTGACGCTAAAGAGGCATTAAAGTTCGTTGCCCACCGCAATAATTTAACGCCCAAAATTTTTATTATTACTCTCACCGATTTTAAGAATATCCTTAAAGAATATTCAAGTTTGAAGGGCGAAGTTAAGGAAGCATTAGATGAGCTTAAAAAGGAAATAGAAGAAGAGAAAAAAAATGTTCCTGAAAAAACCGGAAAAGAAGAAATAGAAAAAATCGCTGAAGATGCGCCAATTACCAGAGTCGTGGCGCTGATTATTAAGCATGCAATTGAACAAAGGGCGTCAGATATCCATATTGAGCCAGAAGAAAAATCAACCAGAGTCCGTTTTAGGGTAGATGGAGTCTTAAAGATTAACCTGATTTTGCCTTTGCGCATTCATCTAGCTATTATTTCAAGGATAAAAATTCTTTCCAATCTAAAAATAGACGAAACCAGAAAACCGCAGGATGGAAGATTTTTTACCGAAACTATGGGGAAGAAAATTGATTTCCGTATTTCTACTCTGCCTACTTATGCTGGGGAAAAAGTGGTGATGAGAATCCTTGATCCTACAGTGGGATTGAAAAGCTTGGCGGATTTAGGCCTTGAGGACAGAAATTTGGAAATTATTAATAGGTCAATTAAGAAACCGAATGGATTAATTCTCGTAACTGGTCCGACTGGCTCCGGAAAAACAACCACTCTTTACAGTATTTTGCATCTTTTAAATCAGGAAGGAGTGAATATTATTAGTTTAGAAGATCCTATTGAATATTATATTGACGGTATAAGCCAGTCCCAGGTTAGGCCGGAAATCGGTTATACTTTTGCCAATGGCCTCCGTTCTATTTTGCGCCAGGACCCCGATAAAATCATGGTCGGAGAAATTCGCGATGGTGAAACAGCAGCTCTGGCAGTCCATGCAGCCCTGACAGGACATTTGGTTCTGGCGACTTTGCATACCAATGATGCTATGGGTGTGATTCCGCGCTTGATTGATATGGGAGTTGACCGCTACCTGATTCCGCCGACCCTGATTGTAGCCATAGCTCAAAGATTGGTTCAAAGATTATGCCCAGAAAGCAGGAAAGAAGTTAAGCCGTCAGCAGATATTATGGGATTGATAGATGAAGAACTCTCAGGCGTCAATGTAGAAACTTTAAAACGATTTAACATTAAAAAACCCTATACTCTTTACGAACCTCAGCTTTCCAAAGAATGTCCCAGGGGGACGAAGGGTCGAGTTGGAGTTTTTGAGATAATAGAAATGACTAGCCAGCTGGAAGAAATTATTTTAAAAGACCCGTCTGAAACCAAGATTAGAGAAGAGGCAAAAAGACAAGGCATGACTACTATGCTTCAGGATGGAGTCATAAAAGCACTCAGAGGATTAGTTGGTTTAGAAGAAGTGAGAAGAGAGGTTGAGGATTAAAATTTATGAAAGATTACAAACCACAACTCGACGAATTGTTGCAGGCAGCAGGAAAACATAGTGCCTCGGATATTCATATTTCTGTAGGTAGGTATCCGACTTTGAGAATTGACGGCCGGCTAGTAGCTTTAGATAAATATCCTGTTTTGACTGGTGAAAATACAGAGGGGCTAATTTATACTTTACTTTCTGAACAACATAAGCAAACCCTGCTAGAGAAAAAAGAAGTTGATTTTTCCTATAATTATGAAGATAAGGCCCGTTTCAGAATAAATGCATATTTTCAAAGAGGGTATCTTTCAGCTGCCTTGCGATTTTTCCCGCCAGAAATAAGGACAATAAAACAATTAAATCTTCCTCCGATTTTAGAAACATTTGTTAAATTATCACAGGGATTATTTTTGGTGACCGGTCCTTCGGGGCATGGCAAAACCACAACTCTGGCTGCTTTGATTGATTTAATAAACCATACCCAGACAAAACATATTATTACCATTGAAGATCCGATTGAATATATGCTTGAGCAAGATAAAAGCATCATTGACCAAAGAGAGGTAGGCAATGATACATTAAACTTTAAAAGAGCTTTGCGCGCTGCCTTAAGGCAGGATCCTGATGTGATAATGATAGGAGAAATGCGGGACCTGGAAACAATTTCAACAGCATTAACTGCGGCTGAAACTGGGCATTTGGTTTTGGCAACTTTACATACTAACAGCGTTTCCCAAACCATTGACAGGATAATTGACAGTTTCCCGCCTAGGGCCGAGAAGCAAGTAAGAACCCAGCTGGCTTCTGTGCTTATAGGCGTTGCTTCCCAGCGTTTGATACCGAAGCCCGGCGGAGGAAGAATACCGGCAGTAGAGGTAATGATAGCCAATCCTGCAATTCGCAATTTAATTCGTGAAGATAAAGTTTTCCAGATAGATTTAGTAATAGAAACCAGCGTCGAGGAAAAAATGATTTCTTTAAACAGATCTTTGGCAGATTTAGTTCACAAAGGAATGATTTCCATGGAAGACGCAGAAACATATTCTCTGAACCGGTCAGATTTAAAGATGTTGCTAGGAGCATAATTTATTATGAAATTTAATTATCAAGCCAGAACCAAGGAAGAGAAAACCCAAACTGGAATAATTGAAGCGGGAAGCAGGGAGTCAGCCATTGAAATTCTTCAGCGGCTTGATTTGGTTGTAATTTTTTTGGAGAAAACCTCTGCCATTCCTTTTTATGCCCGTACATTAAAAATTTTCCAAAAAGTAAAAGTAAAAGAACTGACACTTTTCTACCGCCAGTTGTCAATTCTTTTTGAAGCAAATGTTTCACCACTAGATTCTCTGGGGATTCTGGCTAAACAAATTATCAATCCGCTTTTTAAAGAGGTGATATTGCAGGTGGAAGGTGATGTTAAGGGGGGAGAATCGCTGTCCCAGGCATTGGGAAAACATCCGAAAGTTTTTTTCTCTTTTTATGTGAATGTAGTGAAAGCTGGCGAAGCAACAGGAAATCTGTCCGATGTTTTAAAATATCTGGCTGACCATGCTGAAAGGGAATACAATTTAACCAGTAAAGTAAAAGGAGCATTTACTTATCCCATAGCGATATTTGCTATGTTTTTGGTGGTTGGGACTTTAATGATGATTTTCGTTGTCCCTCAGCTGACATCAATGATTCAGGAATTGGGGCAAGAGCTGCCTATGCCGACTAGGGTTTTAATTTTCGTGAGCAACATACTACGTTCTTGGCTTTGGCTTGTTGTTTTGATTATCATTGGTTTGGTTGTAGCAATAGGGAGGTTTGTAAGGACGCCAAATGGTCGTTTTATTCTTGATACTGCAAAATTAAAAATCCCGATTTTTGGCGAACTTTTTAAGAAAATATATTTGGCAAGATTTTCAGAAAATTTAAGAACTCTTTTAAAGGGAGGAATTTCCATATTAAAAGCATTAGAGATTACCGGAGCGGTTATCGGAAACAAAATTTACGAAAACATAATTAAAGAAGCCAGAGAAAAAGTGAGAATCGGAGAAACGATAAGTATTGCTTTATCAAATTATCCAAAAGAAATTCCTCCGATGGTTACGCAAATGGTTTCAGTGGGAGAAAAGACAGCTCAATTGGATATTATTTTGGATAAGGTTGCCAATTTTTACCAGCAGGATGTTGATAGGATGGTTAACAACATGACTCAGCTTATTGAACCGATAATGATTTTAATTTTAGGCGGCGGCGTAGGATTTTTAATTACCTCAATTTTGATGCCCATTTATAACATGACATCGGGAATGTGATATAATATAATTAAGAAGAAAAGGTCGATTAAAAACGATAAAGTAACAAATTACTTCTATGAGAAAATCTAAAGGTTTTACCCTAATCGAACTTTTGGTTGTTATTGCTATTATCGGTATTTTATCAACCATTGTTTTGGTATCATTGAATTCTGCTAGGCAGAAGGCCAGAGATACTCGTAGGCTTGGCGACATAAGACAAGTGGCATTGGCTTTGGAAATGTATTACGATGATAATGCTTCTTATCCTTCTGTAACCGGCTGTACAGCAGCCAATTGGACCGGGACCCTGGCAACAGCCATTCGGACGGGCGGTTATATGACTGCACTTCCAATTGATCCGCTGAATTCCGGCAACAATGTTTATATGTTCGGCAGCATTGGCACAAATTACGCATTAAAAGCAACACTGGAAAATAATAATGTCGCCTTAAAAGCCGATGTTGACGGTACGGCCATATCCTGTACTTGCAATGATTCGATACCGCCATATTATTATTGCATCCAGCCATAATTTATGTTTTAGCTTAACAAACACATTCTGGTTCGATGTTACATCGGACCAGAGAAGTTTGCTAAGCTAATTTTGTAAAATGGTATTATTTTATATTTTGATTTTTGTTTTTGGGGCAATTATTGGCAGTTTTTTGAATGTTATTATTTGCAGATTGAATACAGGAGAATCAATTTTAAAAAATCGCTCCCATTGTCCTTTCTGCAATAAAAAATTGGTCTGGTACGAATTGATTCCAATCATAAGTTTTATTATTCAGTTGGGAAAATGCCAGAATTGCCACAAAAAAATTTCCTGGCAATATCCATTAGTGGAATTTTTTACAGGAATAATTTTTTTCTCAATACTTATTACTCAATATTCGTTACTTAATACTTTGTTCTTGCTTCTTATTTCATGTTTTTTAATAATTATTTTTGTTTACGACTTTAAGCATTATCTGGTTGCTGATATAATCATCTATCCAGCTATCATTGTCGCCTTTTTATACCAGCTCCAATTTCCAATTTCCAATTTCCAATTTCCAATTTTCAATTATTTGTTAGCCGGACTAATAGCTGGGGGATTTTTTCTGGCAATTGTTCTGATTTCTAAGGGTAAATGGATGGGGGTAGGCGATGTTAAAATCGGGGTTTTAATGGGATTGATTTTCGGGATGCCATGGGTGTTTATTGCTTTATCTCTGGCATTTTTCATTGGGGCCATTGTTTCTGTGGCATTATTGGCGCTTAAAAAGAAGACGCTTCAATCAGAGATTCCTTTTGGTCCATTTTTGGTTCTCGCTACTTTTGTCGTTATTTTTTGGGGAGATATTTTATTAAATTGGTATTTGAATCTATTTTAATTTATGAAAAGATTTAAAGGCTATGCCTACCGGCAGGCAGGATTTACGCTTATTGAGGTATTGGTAATAATGTTTATTATTTCCACGCTTTCCACTGTGCTTGTGGTTAATTGGCGTAAGAATGAAAAGCGTTATCAGCTTCAGCGTTCAGCCCAGACAGTTGTTCAAAACTTCAGAAAAGTTCAAAGTATGTCTTTGGCAGGCAAGAATTTGTGTGATCAGGACTCTCCTTGCATCCCTCGGAATTATGGAGTTCATTTTGGGAAAACCACTTTAACCTCTTATGTCATTTTTGCCGATAAAAATAACAATGGTAAATATGCCAGCGCAGTGGAGACCAATGAACATATAGAAACAATCTATCTTGAGTCCGGCATAGAACTTTCGTTATCTGTGGACTTAGATGTTGTTTTCTCGGTTCCGGACGGATTCGTTATGATTAATGCGAAACCGCTGACTACTGAAGCATCTCTGACTATTAAGCGAAGCGGAACAACTTGCCCTTCTTCTAACTGTAAGATCATAATAATAAAGAAAAGTGGCCAAATAACAATACAATGAGAAAAATCATATTTGCCAATAAACGAGGTTTTACATTAATGGAAGTGATTGTTGCTGTGGCAATAATTATTACTGCATTGATTTCCTCGTTAGCATTAATCACTAGCAGTATTTCGAGCATCAGAGAAAATAAGTCAAAAATTATCGCAACAGGCCTTGCCCAAGAGGGCTTGGAAGTTGTTAGAAATATCAGAGACAATAATTGGCTTATTTATAAAAGAAAAGCTAATGACTGGAGAGACGGATTGTCAGCAGGAAATTATCGGGTTCAATTTGATCAAGAGAGTTTGCTTTCATTTAGTTCGGTGCCTTTAAAAATAAATACCACAGATGGACGTTATCAGTATTCCAATGGGAATAATACTATTTATTACAGAAAAATAATAATTCAGGATATAGACGTTGACCAATTTAAAGTAGTCGCTGAAATCAGTTGGCGAGAGGCGGGAAGAGATAATTTAATCAGCGCCGAAACCAGATTTTATAATTGGTTAAAAGAAGAGTGATATGAAAAAGGCCATGCCTGCCGGCAGGCAGGGTTTTACATTAATAGAGCTTCTTGTTTCGATGTCCATATTCATAATAGTGATTATGGTAGTTTTGGGTTTGTTTTCTGCAGCTATAAAAGCGCAGAGAAAAGCATTTGCTATGCAAGACGCCCAAGAAAATGCTAGATTTTTAATGGAATTTATGGCTAAAGAAGTAAGGATGAGTGTAATTACTAGTAGTAATGGAACTTCACCCAATTTGACGCTTACGCGCTCTGACGGCGATAGTGTTACTTATAGTATCAGTAGTAATAAAATTTACAGAAATAGTATTCAGGTAAGTTCTGATGAAGTTTATATTTCCGGAACTTTTTACACAGAAGGAGTTGGTTCTGAAGACGGCTTACAGCCAAAACTGACAATTGCGTTGAAGATTAAGACAACAGGCACTAAAGTCGAGGAAAGGGCCGAGATTAATATCCAAACTACTCTTTGCCAGAGAAATCTTGATTTATGAAAAAATTAAAAAATAATAAAAAAGGGGCATCACTTCTTCTTGCGCTGTTGATTATATCAGCGGTTTTAAGTATTGCTTTCGGCATTTCGGAATTAAGTTTAGGAGAAATAAAGATTTCCCGCGATGCGCCTAAATCATTAATTGCTTATTATGCTGCTGATGCCGGAATTGAATGCCAAATGTTTGCCGACAGATTAAGCAAACCTAATTGTTCAAGCGCCTGCATAGATGTTAATTCTAAAATTTGTTATAAAATAACTATTTCTGGTGTTAGCCCAAAGAGAACAATCAAATCTTCTGGCATATATCAGGATATAATAAGAGCTATCGAATTAACATATTGATAAACATGATCAAACCAATTAAGAGTATTTTAAAAATCATTAAAAAACCGATTGTGGCTGCAATTTTAGTTTCTCTGATTATTGGTTTTATTGGCGGTTTTATTGGCGGATTTTTAGGCAAAGATTTTGTTTTTGGCAACAAACAGGAAATTCCCGAAAGAGTTTTAAAAACAATTCCTGAAGTGGTTAAAGAAGTTTCACCAGCGGTAGTGAGTGTGATTATCAGTAAATATGTGCCGATTTTAGTACAGGAATATTACAATCCTTTTGGAGAAAACAGTCCTTTTAACATTATGATTCCGAGGATAGTTGAAAAAGGCAAAGAATTAAAAGAGGTCGGTGGGGGCAGTGGATTTATTGTTTCTTCTGACGGTATGATTGTGACTAATAAGCATGTGGTATTGGACGAAAAAGCCCAGTATACAGTTTTGGTCAATGACGGCAACAAGTATTCGGCCAAAGTTTTGGCCCGCGACCCAAATCAGGATATAGCAATTATAAAAATTGAGGCCAATGGCTTATCAACAGTTAATCTTGGTGATTCTGACAGTATTGAGATAGGGCAAAGCGTGATTGCCATTGGCAATGCTTTGGGTGAATTCAGAAATACAGTCAGTGTAGGAATTATTTCTGGTTTAATGAGAACCATTACTGCTGGCGGAGGCGGGTTTGAAGAAAAATTGGAAGAAGTTATTCAGACAGATGCAGCAATTAATCTGGGAAATTCCGGCGGGCCATTGCTCAATCTTTTTGGCGAAGTAATCGGAATGAATACTGCTATGGCGACTGATGCGGAAAATATCGCTTTTGCAATTCCAGTAAACAAAATCAAGAAAGATATCTCAGACGTAGAAGCCACAGGAAAAATCAATAGTGAAAACAAAACAGAATAAATCAGTGTTTATGTTTATTGTTTATGTTTATTGCGGTTTATTACATTTATATATCCTGTATTTGTATACATTTCTTCACGATCGAGAAAAAGTGTATATTTTTTTAAAATAATATGTTATGATGTATTTATGAAATATAAATTACCGTTTACTGAAAAATTACTTTGGGATTTATATAATTTCAGCCATAAGACAGGAAGATTAATACTTAAAGCGCTTCCTAAAAAACATGGGTTGCCTTTTTCTAGTTTTAATATATTTAGAGATGAATGGACGAGTGAAAATAAGAATAAATATCTAAGAAAACAAAGTAGGAAAAAATTTGCCCTTTTAGTTTATCGACTTAAAAAGCAAGGGTATCTAAAAAAATTAAAAATTAAAGATAATTCAGCAATTGCGATTACTCAACAAGGACTAGATAAGATTTTAAGGATTAATTTTAAATTAATGGATAAAAAAATCAGAAAAGATAATAAGTGGCAGATGGTTTTATTTGATATCCCTGAGGATAAGAGAAGAGGTAGGGATTTGTTTAGAAATGAATTAAAGTATCTAGGGTATAAAATGCTTCAAAAAAGTATTTGGGTTTGCCCATATGACACATTAAAAGAAACTAAGGATTTGATTAAAAGATATAATTTAGGAATTTGGGTAGAATTGCTTTTAGTTAATAAAATTGGGTTAAAGTAGTTTGGATATTAATTTAATGTGTGAATTATATATACAGATTCTTACGATCGCGAAAATTTGTATATAATGAATATTGTTTTTTATTGTTGTTTTTCGGTCAATTTTTCTTGACAAGATTTTTATTTGGGCGCATAATACCAATATACCCTAAAAGGGTACGCAATTCCGCAAGGAATATGCACTTTATAAAAAAAAGGAGGAACAACTATAATGAGTAGAACAACCTTTTCCATTCCAGGATGGTATGTGGAGTTTCGGTCCAGCGTATTGCGGCAATTGCCGCGGCCAGGAGATGGTCTCCAAAACATCGACCAGATTACAGCAGGGGGCTGGGTTAAAAATCAGGCAGCTTTGAAAAATGTGTTGGCTCAAACTCTGATTCCGCCAAAATCTGTGTCTCCGGAGAAGTTCGGCCTGTTCATTGATCTCGGCATTATCACGGTGCCGGACAACTATGTTCACGATACCCAACTGGCCTCGTTTGAGAAAAAGAACCACGACAAGTTCCGTTTCTACGACGATGACATTACCGACAAGAATTTCGCCAAGGTTACGACAAAACTCGTGCCTGGCCAAAAGTTTCACGTCAAGGTCTT from Patescibacteria group bacterium includes the following:
- a CDS encoding PKD domain-containing protein translates to RSKLASSPAWSVYQDYSTTINNFTYTGKDKYQYQFRYRVKDLAGNWSAFAEGGVILVDINDKPTATNLSYTASDVCNKPVPFYTFNWTYSDPDKDKQSRYILQIDNNSDFSSPQVNMDITGLSDPSPSIDSQSIIVATQPSLNQLGFNTTYYWRVRVYDEHSLPSNWTNGIPFSLTTPVHHYPSCDFTWIPNYPNTGEAVSFTDTSRCWDENPVNGSDCSIIKGDTYLWTITSGDPSTSVLENPSTSFSSIGKYDVILRVTDSDGYTCSITKSVRVNYPLPKWKEILPW
- the pilM gene encoding type IV pilus assembly protein PilM, yielding MGLFGNKPKSILGIDIGTSSIKVVQLRKSEDKFKLETYGEISSIDYTEKPGDSQETITREMLKIALEKSNVNTKQVVMAIPIFSSFTSIIEMPEMAPEELEKSIEFEARKYIPIPLTEVVLDWKIIDSGTFKGKRVLLIAVPKDVANKYTRIADALNLKINALELESFSFIRSLAYKETKPICVLDIGARATSSTIIDNGIVQMSHGLDIAGAEMTRTLASSLGVAFKRAEGFKLTHGIDHGNPEEKDETREALITLVDEIINGSKQIISNFQAKTGKKIEKLILNGGSAQMEGLREYVEKKLEIKTFIADPWSRVIYPAKLEKAIKEIGPEFSVAIGSAMREE
- a CDS encoding type 4a pilus biogenesis protein PilO, whose product is MTKNIIIIVLILGFIGIVVLLDIPKVQGIFDLKNQIKEQRKVLEGKQYLISIVEKLRDTYENNKENLNKLEYIMPGEQEVPNLIVQLEVIAVKGGLILGEIGFKVEDKNAETNQDYKSLTVNINLVGDYAAFERFLSAVEENIRLMDVESINFIVQSETASLFNFNVVFKVYYQ
- a CDS encoding GspE/PulE family protein, translated to MSKQKTFSDFLIDKKLIDPAVLNSLEKEAVETNKNLEEIILGRELINETKFYELKSQFLKVPFKDLTDYKVEPEIFKIVPLETVQHYRFVPISVDTKKKILEAGMLNPDNIDAKEALKFVAHRNNLTPKIFIITLTDFKNILKEYSSLKGEVKEALDELKKEIEEEKKNVPEKTGKEEIEKIAEDAPITRVVALIIKHAIEQRASDIHIEPEEKSTRVRFRVDGVLKINLILPLRIHLAIISRIKILSNLKIDETRKPQDGRFFTETMGKKIDFRISTLPTYAGEKVVMRILDPTVGLKSLADLGLEDRNLEIINRSIKKPNGLILVTGPTGSGKTTTLYSILHLLNQEGVNIISLEDPIEYYIDGISQSQVRPEIGYTFANGLRSILRQDPDKIMVGEIRDGETAALAVHAALTGHLVLATLHTNDAMGVIPRLIDMGVDRYLIPPTLIVAIAQRLVQRLCPESRKEVKPSADIMGLIDEELSGVNVETLKRFNIKKPYTLYEPQLSKECPRGTKGRVGVFEIIEMTSQLEEIILKDPSETKIREEAKRQGMTTMLQDGVIKALRGLVGLEEVRREVED
- a CDS encoding type IV pilus twitching motility protein PilT, producing the protein MKDYKPQLDELLQAAGKHSASDIHISVGRYPTLRIDGRLVALDKYPVLTGENTEGLIYTLLSEQHKQTLLEKKEVDFSYNYEDKARFRINAYFQRGYLSAALRFFPPEIRTIKQLNLPPILETFVKLSQGLFLVTGPSGHGKTTTLAALIDLINHTQTKHIITIEDPIEYMLEQDKSIIDQREVGNDTLNFKRALRAALRQDPDVIMIGEMRDLETISTALTAAETGHLVLATLHTNSVSQTIDRIIDSFPPRAEKQVRTQLASVLIGVASQRLIPKPGGGRIPAVEVMIANPAIRNLIREDKVFQIDLVIETSVEEKMISLNRSLADLVHKGMISMEDAETYSLNRSDLKMLLGA
- a CDS encoding type II secretion system F family protein, which codes for MKFNYQARTKEEKTQTGIIEAGSRESAIEILQRLDLVVIFLEKTSAIPFYARTLKIFQKVKVKELTLFYRQLSILFEANVSPLDSLGILAKQIINPLFKEVILQVEGDVKGGESLSQALGKHPKVFFSFYVNVVKAGEATGNLSDVLKYLADHAEREYNLTSKVKGAFTYPIAIFAMFLVVGTLMMIFVVPQLTSMIQELGQELPMPTRVLIFVSNILRSWLWLVVLIIIGLVVAIGRFVRTPNGRFILDTAKLKIPIFGELFKKIYLARFSENLRTLLKGGISILKALEITGAVIGNKIYENIIKEAREKVRIGETISIALSNYPKEIPPMVTQMVSVGEKTAQLDIILDKVANFYQQDVDRMVNNMTQLIEPIMILILGGGVGFLITSILMPIYNMTSGM
- a CDS encoding prepilin-type N-terminal cleavage/methylation domain-containing protein → MRKSKGFTLIELLVVIAIIGILSTIVLVSLNSARQKARDTRRLGDIRQVALALEMYYDDNASYPSVTGCTAANWTGTLATAIRTGGYMTALPIDPLNSGNNVYMFGSIGTNYALKATLENNNVALKADVDGTAISCTCNDSIPPYYYCIQP
- a CDS encoding prepilin peptidase, whose amino-acid sequence is MVLFYILIFVFGAIIGSFLNVIICRLNTGESILKNRSHCPFCNKKLVWYELIPIISFIIQLGKCQNCHKKISWQYPLVEFFTGIIFFSILITQYSLLNTLFLLLISCFLIIIFVYDFKHYLVADIIIYPAIIVAFLYQLQFPISNFQFPIFNYLLAGLIAGGFFLAIVLISKGKWMGVGDVKIGVLMGLIFGMPWVFIALSLAFFIGAIVSVALLALKKKTLQSEIPFGPFLVLATFVVIFWGDILLNWYLNLF